The window AGCCATGAGTAACAGTTGCAGGCAGCAAGTCCATTGTACGGAGGGAGCCTGCAGAATTGAGTTGCTGTGTTAAGAGTTGTAGGTTTTTGGAACGGCATTGAGATACAGAGAGAGATTCTGCCTACCCCGCTCTGAATCTGGCTGGATGCTGAGGTAAATCTAAACGTGACTGGAACATTTACAAACCAGAGAGTGAATTCAGGGCACTGAGAAAccactcctttcttttttgttttaaccgTCATGGGGTTTAAAATACACTATCTAGCCAGGTTGAGGAAATCCTTCGGGTTCCCTATTGAGGAGTGGTATTTATCCATTTTGTTTCTGGTTAGCATACGATTTAGCTACAAGTTCAGCCTTAACTTGGAGAGCGCACTTTCTTGCAATATCCAAATACAAAGTCAGTTTTGTGATGGTTCAAATTCAGAGCTAGATTTTGGATTCAAGTGTTTGAGGCACCAGTTTTGATTTTGGTGCCTAGTTTTAGTCCAAAAAAGATCCTAAAGCAGTGTACAAGTGTAACTGTGATAAAATGCTGTGCATGAATGATCTTTCACATGGTGTTTTTTCAGGTTCGCAAAATTCTAGACTTGGTTCAGAGCAAGGGAGAAGAAGTCTCAGAATATTTCATCCGTGTCCTACAGAAAGTCACTGATGCTTACTATGAACTTCAGCCTTGGCTGGATGAAATAGGTTACGAGCCTTCAGAGAATATTTGTAGTAAACCTGTGGTAAATACAGATCCGGGTAAGGTCATGCATCTATATCCCTTTCCTCAGAACTACCCTGCTATGTAGGAAGCTCTAACCAGGTGGTGTGTGAGTAAGAGAGTCTAGGTAGGCACAgccatggaaaataaatgtgcGCATGCTGTGCTTGCTAGTAGCGGTAGCCAGATAATTAAAAGGCACACTGTATAACGTAACAGTCATGTTGATATATTACATCCTGTTTTGCTAACGTCAAGCTCTTTCTGTGTTTGTGGATACGTAGCGTAATGGCATAACCACCTTGTGGCAGCTGTAGTATTTTCTAGGCTTCTGCTACAATTTATTAGCAACACTGTGATGTTTTGGCAATGGAATAGCCAGTATTTCATGATGAGGACAGTCAGGCAATGAGGcaagttgtccagagaggctgtgcagtctccatacttagaggttttcaagatcCAGCTAGATAAAGCCCTGAGTAGCCTCATCTGATCTCATAAGTGACCCTGTTCTGAGAGGGAGGTAGGACTAGAGACcttttgaagtcccttccaacctgaattatacTGTGACCCTAAATGATGAGTTATAGCAAAAGTCAGTTAAAGTATCGCAGAAATAAACGTTTTCctcttgagaggtttttttgtaCTATATAAATATAAGAATTACTTTGCCCCCATCTGAAGTGAAGTTTCTTTTGCAATAAAAACACAAGCCAACATTGCACAATAACTGAgattctccttttgtttctcaCCGTAAAAGAATATTTTGAGGTGCTTAGCACCCAGTTTCTAAAATGCATGCATTCTATTTACAATAACAAAAATTACCAAGCAAGTTAGGAAAGAATAACTACCTACCTCATAGAAATAGCAGGTAGAATATAAGTATAGTGAAAAGGCAGATGCCAAAGCTAATCAGTCACCACCAAACCCTGCCTTTGCAGAGTGTAAAACAGTCTTTAACAAAAGGTCAGGGGCTTGGCTTCGAGTCTCAGCTGAAAGATAGCAGCCCCTTAAAGCCATGCAGTGTCAGTACCGGCTTTCGCGAAACGGTGTCTCACATATTACCTCTTTCGTTAGCACCTGAATTTCCCAGGAGAGTGATGATGGCAGCACAAATAAATAGAAGTAATCTGCAAAAGAACAAATTTACATCTTAGTTCCCAAAAAGGTGGGCCATTGTATATATATGCTTTTTAATAATAGTCTTTTAAATAATAGTTCACTGTCTTTTTAGTTAGCAGGTATTGCCAGAAACTCAGACATGAACTGGGACGGGACTCCAAGTTTGTTATGTCCTACGCTCAAAGGGAAGAGATGCTGCTTGAAGAAATCTACTCTAACAGTATTATGGAGCTGGTCAGTTTTACCAATGAGAGTCTAGGCAAAGTGTCTCAATTAGAAGCCCTTTTTGATGATGCAGTTGGGCTAATTAATGAAGATGGAGAGACTGTTTATGTCTTCGGTGATGCGGGAATTGGAAAATCCATCTTGCTGCAGAAGATACAAAGTCTTTGGGCCAGAAAAGAATTGGACATAGGGGCCAAATTTTTCTTCCGTTTCCGATGTAGGATGTTTAGTTGCTTTAAGGAAGATGAAGCCATATGTTTGAAAGACTTACTCTTCAAATATAATTGCTACCCAGACCAGGACCCCACAGAGGTGTTTCATCACATCTTGCAATTCCCTCATACAGTTCTTTTCACATTTGATGGCTTCGATGAGATCTATTCCAACTTTGATCTCAGTAGTGTTCCTGAGATATGTTCACCCAATGAACCCACCCACCCCCTGGCGCTGCTGGTAAGCCTTCTCAGAGGAAAGCTTCTTAAGGGATCCAAGAAAATTCTTACAGCAAGGACAGGAACTGAGATCCAAAGAAACATCGTTAGAAAGAAAGTGTTACTCCGTGGTTTCTCCAGCAATAATCTGAAGGAATACACTGCCATGTTTTTCAAAGATGAGGGGCAACGAACACTGGTATTGAACCAGTTGGAAGCCAACCCCAATCTCTGCAGTTTATGTTCAGTGCCTTTATTTTGTTGGATTATCTTTAAATGCTATGAACACTTCCATTCCATGTCGGACAGCCACGAGCTTCCAGACTGTTCTGTTACATTGACAGATGTGTTTTTGCTCATGATTGAAGTCCATCTGAACCGATCTCTGAAAACAAGTTTGCTGAAGAACAACACCAGAAGCCAAGCAGAGATGTTCAAATCAAGAAAGGAAACTCTTCTAGCCTTGGGTAAAATGGCATACAAAGGCATGGGGAACTCTTTCTTTATCTTCGAGCAGGAGGAGGTCTCATCAGCAAACATCTCTGAAGAAGATTTGCAATTGGGCTTTCTCAGGACAGTTAAAGGTTATAGTGGCTGTGACGATCAGTCCACTTATGAGTTCTTGCACTTAACCCTTCAGTCTTTTTTCACAGCTTTGTTCCTGGTTATTGAAGAGAAAGTGGGTGCCAAGGAGTTACTTCAGTTTTTCAATGAATGCTCTTCCACTGAGACTGCCCAGACTACTTGCCTTCGTATTCCTTGGTTGAAGAAACAACTAGCAAGGGAGGATCCTTTCCGAAATAATGAACACTTTCATTTTACCAACCTGTTTCTTTGTGGCCTGCTTTCTAGATCCAAGCAGAAGCTTTTCAGACATTTAGTTCTGCCTGCTgtcattaagaagaaaagaaagacgCTCATCACATACCTTGGGGAGAGCATGAAATCCCACCTGAAAGGCCTCACTCGGTCCAGACTTAAAACCTACAATCAGATCCAGGTCCAGCCCAATTTTGTTTGGATGCTGAGGTGCCTTTACGAGACCCAGAGTGAGAAAGTGGGGAAGTTGGCTGCCAAACGCATGCACGCCAATTACATCAAGCTCACATACTGCAATGCCTGCTCTGCTGACTGCAGTGCTATTTCCTTCGTTGTGCATCACTTTCAAAAGCGCCTGGCTCTGGATTTGGACAACAATAATATCAATGATTACGGAATAAACCAGCTGCTACCTTGTTTCAGCAAGCTTGCAGTGATCAGGTAGGAGTCTGTGCAAGAAGGTCCTTGCTTATTCTTGGTTTATGCCACAAACTGCTGGGCTGGAGGAATTTATCTTGAAAGTGGAGAAAGATAAGGATTCGTATTGCTGCTGGAAATTAGTTTCAGATCTTCTGAAACCTTTGTTCAGCCAGTCACAGGAGCAGGGACAAGCTGAGAATTTGGAAACCCAAATGGAAAGCGTGATAAGAAGCCCTTAGAAGCCAGGACTGTTTAAACCTGCAGGTTTAGTTAGCTCCGCCTCAAACTGTTTTGTCATGAAAGAGGATTTTTATGGGAGAAAGTgcttaagggaaaagaaaggaaataaaagtgctTCCTCCATTATCTGAAGATTGCCTGAGCCTACCTGTGCCCTTGGTCATATGGGATAAGACAGGATCTACTATTCACAATAACCCTTGATCAAAAGCTCTGAATTTCTTGCTTTTACATCCTGCCAAAATGTCTGGCTTTCACAGAACAAAAGCTAACACGTAGTACTCCATGAAAGGGTATAGTTGAAGTCTTTAGATGTGGTGTTTCCCTGAGGTGATGTGGAGGGAGGACATGGCTTGGTGTGATCAGGGAGAACTAACTCCGCCTCTAACATCACAGGCCAGGTTGTTCCACCTCCAGTCCTTTGAGGTTGTGCCATGTAGCTATACTTTATTTGTCCAAACATTTAGGTGTAGAAAGCCAGGAACTTcaaatatatcttttttaaagCTCCTTCAGCctcatgagaattttttttttataagtggaTTTATTCCTTCTGGTTGGCTGTGCTCTGCCTTGTTTTCCTCTAGGACTAAATCAAAGCAAGTGACATGTGTTTTTTCCAGTCAGTTGCAAATCAACTGACCTCCCAAGAGAAAGCAATACGGAAACCTGGGGAGAAAATGCATGAGTATATTTCATTCTTTGTCCCTATCATATGATCATGCCATACACAGTGTGATCTTAACACCATCCCCAGCACCAAACCAGTCTGTTGggttgcctttttgtttttatggCTCTTCTGATGTTAGGACTTTGATTTCTAATGACCAATTTCTGCAGGTCAGGAAACGTTGTTTCTAAGAGCTTAAACATCCCTTTCAAGGAAGCAGACTGTTCTGATCTGTTGAAATTGGCTCTGATTTCTCCTATGTGCTAGTCCATTCCAAAGTGACCAAGTTACTAACGAGCAAGAGCCAGGGAGGCTGTTGGTGATAAGGGACTCTCAGCAGTTCAGCTTCAGAGTCTGTGTAGAAATTGAAGCTTGTCAAAATGTTTTCATGGGGACAGCTTTACCCAGCAAATGTGATTCATCAGAATTGAAATGCTTCAAGGAAACCTGTGAAGGCAAGGTGAAAAAGCTtgagaaattaaaccaaaacaaaatgaaaaaaaaccaaaacaataaaaaacccaaaaaacaactgtgaaaagaggtatttttattctgtttttattctGTGAATTACTGATGTTGATTTGTTTCATGTCTAGTTGGGAATGAAAAATTAGAAACATCTAGCACACCCATGGGACTGCAGTTCTATTTCCTGGCCAGGGCTTTTCACAACCTTTATTCAGCGGAGCCTGAATATGTTGTGACTTTCAAGATGCCTGGCTTTCACTAGGTACTCAGAGAGAAGGTTACAAGAACAGTAGTTTGAAAAGCTTGCTTTTGCTAGGGTGTCAAGCAGAATTTCTTCTTGCAGTCACAGGAAGCGCAAGAGGAGGATGAGGTGTTTGTGTCTGGTTTCTGACttacattttattgttttcagttctttGGACAACTTCCAGAGCATTACCTTGGAGATCTGggggttttattttctattgtttttgaAGTAAGACATATGAAATTGAGTTCACTTTTGCCTTAATGGCTTTTAATACGTGATCTGTTAAAATATCAGAGGAAAATCGTAGACCTCCAGTCATTTGTTAACTCATGGGTGATGAACACTTGTAATCTGTATTGATTcaaactttcttttcattcactTCATTCCAGGCTCAGTGTAAATCAGGTCACAGATCACGGTGTAAGGATCTTGTATGAAGAACTCTCGAAGTACCAAATTGTGACTTTCTTGGGGTATGTACCCATTGGGAGCAAAACACTAGATATCaatactagaaaataaaacagcaatgCTGACGGTACTGACACAGCAAAGGTGCGGTGGAAACCACCGTTACCTCCTCATTTACTGAACATAAGCAAATGAGAATTTTGTGTCAGAAATGATTCAGCTGCCGCCCTGTCACAGTTCACTGGGAAAAGGACCACAGCTTCTTGTCCCATAGCACTGCCTCACAGGCTGGCCTCCACTGACATGAGGCCCTTCTATAACACAGCGTGGACCACTGTCAGGTTGCTGAACTGTGTGGGCATGCTAGTTTTATACCTAAAGCCTCCTGCTAGCTGTGGAGGAAGGAGCGAGAGCGTGAGCAAGAGTGTGCACTTTATAGCTAGAGCCTCctattttctctgctgtgaaCGGATTGATTTCAACTATGCAAAGCAGATACAACTTGGTAGAGACTAGTATCAAAAACACACGGTCTCAAGTGTCATGTTCATGGTACCAATTTCCTTAAGACCTTAATTAGTTCTTAATCAAGCTGAAGCTGGAAGGCATGTTAGCTCTGACTTCCTACTCTTGGTTAAGTAGCTACATAAAAATGACTTTTTGAGAAGTGAACATGAATACCAAGAAGCGCCTCCTTCCTCCAGTGCCCTAAAGTAAGTACATCTATTCAGGTATCTGATCTTCAGTAACATTTGCAAGGGGATTTTATGACTTTTAAAAGACCAAAAAGATGTTCTTCTGGTGTTTTCTCTTCTGACTTCTCTTCTGGCAATATTATTTCTGTACTAACACAGGAATAAAGGGAAGCTTTGTTTCCTTGGGGagaccatttattttaaaaaatcatataaatattTTCCCATGGTTTACAGTCTGGTCTCCTTGTATTTTATGTCTAGCCCTTCACAATATGAGTTGTATATCAAAATAGAAATACAAGCAACTGTGAATGTGTACAAAGCCATACAAATAAGACGGATGCGATGTATGCATTATAAAACATTCAGGTTGTAAATATTAAAGTAACAGCAGGACTAACCTATTTTTAccaatgtgatttttctttaagCTTATACAACAATCAGATCACTGATGTCGGAGCCAAATATGTTGCAAAACTAATTGAAGAGTGTTCGAGCCTTGAATACGTTAAgtatgttggattttttttttcctttctacagtATTCTAATTAAGGTAAAGCAACTTGAAATGGCAgggagagtagaaaaaaaagaacaattacacttcaaataaaatgtaacttAGGTTGCAATTGTGTATTCTTTTACAGTAGTCTATCAGTGATTGGCAGCAGGTGAAACTCTTGAATCCATAGTCTTTATTGGAATATAGCAGAAAGCAAAAGGGGAGCATGAGGCTTATTCGTTACCTAAATCCAGTCTGAGCGCCTGAGTGAGGCTTAAGTGGTGCATGAACCTTGCTGCCCCTTGCAATAGGCGAATTCACTTGAATTTAGTACCAAGCTTCTTTATATCTTGACTTTTACGGGCCATTGGAGTCAGGCTGTGCTGGTGTCATACCTCAATTCTGGAATTTCCCCAGATTCACTTGGTGAGTTGTTCCCTTTGATTCCTGGAACTTCCCTAGATAAGAGTGCACATGCACAACATTGGTTTGACATAAAGGTAGATTATTAACCAATGGTTTAAATGTGACCATAGCAGAAAATAGAAGTAACTACAGCAATGTCAGCTGGTGGTATGAATGTAGCAACTGGCAGCCAGGGACTCTTATGTTCTAGTCCTTATTCTACCACTAACTTGGTCTGAAATGCCACGCTAGCCACATCCTTTCCACTTGAAATATTTGCAGAGTTTTGAAACCTAAGAAGAGCACtctgtttttttcactgctttgacACGGTGCTTTGCTTATTTAATCTAACTTTTACAAAAAAGCCTGTTGGAAGATGGTTACTTTCAGGCTGCATGGCAACCCCACAGATTATTTTGAGATAGAGTGCATATTCATATGCCTGAAGTCAGTCAAACAAGCCAGTTTTACTTTATGTAAATATAGTGGGTTGAGGGGGGGGAGTTGGTTTGTTCTTTACATCAATGTATATGCGGTTGGGTCTTATCTCTTCCTTGAACTGCAGCCATTTGATATCCCACGTACTgtggccaaaaaaataaaaggtcttcTGTAGAGTGCTAGCCAGAGACACTCACTGCTGCACTGACCTGTGCCACTGCCTATAGTCACCACCTATAGCTCAGAACAGAAAGACTTGATGAAATTATTACAGTCTGTGCTTATCAGCTGCAGTCTTCTCTGGAGCCACACAACCAAGAAATATTCTGTTCCCTGTGGCATCATGAAACATGCTGCATGTAATTCAGGTACTCTGTAGCAACTGCTGATATTATGAACTATATTTAAAACTCAGCAGGGGTCCTTGTCTTGAAGATCAGTTCCTAAAGCTCATTTCTGACATACTGAGCACCAAAACCAAGACTCTACAGTAGCACTTGTGATTCGGAGGGCTGACATGCGAAATATGTAAAAGACAACATAAAAAGATGTCTTTTAATCAAAGGTCAAATGCCTGCAGTATGTTTTTTTACTCTAGGTTAATCTTTGATAACTGTAGCTAGTCTCCAGTGTTAATTAgccttaaatatttgttttgctttctgagttGGTGTTTTAATAGCTGTACTGTTGTAAGTGATGTACCTCATCAATTCATGTATTTTGTGCAGAATAGGAGCAAACAAAATAACGAGCGAAGGAGGGAAGTGCCTTGCCCAGGCCATCCAGAAGAGCAAGACAATGTTTGAAATTGGGTAAGTTCGGTGCTAAGGAGCAGAGCTCAAGGCTTGGTCTTGTCAAGGCAATCCTTTAGGATTTCTTCTTTTATCCTTACCTTCTTTCCTTCTGCGATTTCTCCCCACGGCGGCATTAGAACAAATTGGTGCAGAAGCATAGCCACATTTCCCACTTGGAGGGAAAAGGAGGGCAGCTTTATTGTTCTCCAGTTCACGCAATGTTTGtattgaggggttttttcccctgttctgaCAGAACCTTAAAGGACAGACAAACTAAGAAGAGGAAAGTATGTAAAGATAGCCACTTTCCTTATGGCAACACAGCTGTTCTAGAGATATTTGgtcatttttaaaagtcagggTGGATTTATTTCTGTTGACAATGTACCTAGTTATTGAGTGTCATTGTTATAATTGTCAAACCTTCTGCATTGAGTCCTGATAAAATTGTGAGCTGGGAGAATAAGAAGGAATTCCCATTGTCCTCTCTCTAGACTGTCCAAACTGGAGAGTCTGCTATTATTGGAGAGAGATCTGAATGTACTGCAAACCTTTAATCCCTGTCCTCGTTCTCAAGAGCAATGCTAGACTTgagggtttgatttttttatttttttttcccctctggcaaATCCCAGTTCTCTTTCCACTCTACAGGAGAACATTTTTCTCAGAATCTAATGCTCAAATACATGGAATTAAAAACCTCTGTTTGGCCATTGTGAATATCACAATAACCTTGAAATATGACAATCAGATTTGAACAATCAGACTTTTGGCCTTTAAGTTTGTTGTTCTGCAATGTTTCACAAGTATAGTCAACAGCATGCACACTTCCGTTGTCATATAGCTGGGTCTGCTGTGCTGTACTTGCTGTAATTTCAGTGAAGGACTCCTATTTTCTCCTGTGGAGGAGGATAATCACTCCAAATGGATTTAGGATAGCTTGGACAGAAATGTTTAAACAGATACATTCAGCATTTACATAACAAACTGCATTGGGACTGAAGGACAAGAAAATTCTAGGGAACTTACTGGAAGTGGATGTGTTTAGATACCACAAAGCTCAATTGATTTTAAAAGAGCTGCCAACTAATTACCCATCAAGCTGAGTGTGGCTCTGAGTCATCAAGCCATGatccctgtaaaaaaaaacacttataCCTCAGCAGAGGTGCTGTCAAGCCTCATAATATATAGGGTGAATTTTCAAAGGGGTTGGTCTGCATAGAAAAGATTTGACCAGATGGCTGCTATTAAATGTTGATCAAATCACTGCAGCTTTTACCACATTACCTTCTCTTAACCCTTTGTGTTACCAAGGGTTGTTTTGCCATTGGAAATACGATTCCTTACAAATGTGTGGAAAAGCCCAGGGTCATACTGTCCCTGTGAGATTTTGGTCTTTTTCatggcagctggagaggagatATCACTTGGGCATAACGCTGAAGGAATTGTAACTGTTTTGCCAGACTATTCTGAAGGAGAGGGGGAGGTTGTAGAGCGATTCGCTTCAGAAAGTCACCCATTTGGCTGTGGGTCCCCATGTAGTTGTGCATCTGGAGAGTCTTTCCCAAGACCTGTACTTTGCACTGTGTAAAGGCTACTCTGTGCCCAACAGGGAACAGGAAAACTACAgcaggggtgtggggagaggaaaTGCTGAGCAGGGAAATGATAGGATTTAGGACTTGGTGTATTTCTCACAGCAGCTCACTGTACAGGACCACAAGACTCCTTTACCCCATAAGGGTACAGAGCTGCGGAGGGTTTGCCCAGCACAGCAAGGTGATCCCAAAAgcactcctgctgcagcaggcCATCTCCTAGAGCTGCTTCTGTGCTGTGGCCTTAGGGTACTGGTGAGTCAGCAGAGGCTGGTGGTGTGGTGTGCAGGGAGTGGAACATGCCTGGCTCAGCAGGGAGGGTTCCTGCCAGGTTTCTCGCAAGCCTGAAAAACCATGAAGTAattggggggtaggggagggaaaagggaaaacaatgctGAGGGGTAATGGGGCAACACACCTGATATCTCCTGGTTTCCTCTCTTCACCAGGATGTGGGGTAATCAAGTTGGAGACGAAGGAGCAAAGGCATTTGCAGAGGCCCTGAGGAACCACCCCAGGTTAACTAATGTGAGGTAAAACACCATTGGAGTCAGGCAGCTCGGCATACTGCTGGCTTTCCCGTCGTGCTTTGAAGCAATGACTCTTCCCACCAAGCGTTAGCTTGGAATGCCATCTGGTATTTTAGCCTTCGCTGTGTAACCAACAGGCTCCTGGTGCAAGCAAGGGGCCAGATTGAATCAAAAAGCCCTGTGCAGCCATTAAGCAAGTTAAAAATATTGCAGGGCTGGCATCCCTTCCTCTGTCTGCACCTCCTCCCCTCATGCTGCA of the Larus michahellis chromosome 2, bLarMic1.1, whole genome shotgun sequence genome contains:
- the NOD1 gene encoding nucleotide-binding oligomerization domain-containing protein 1; this translates as MEGQLYGNVEISVGKPPGASPPSFVALLKVYRELLVSRIRNTQCLIDNLIKNDYFSTEDAEIVVQFATQADKVRKILDLVQSKGEEVSEYFIRVLQKVTDAYYELQPWLDEIGYEPSENICSKPVVNTDPVSRYCQKLRHELGRDSKFVMSYAQREEMLLEEIYSNSIMELVSFTNESLGKVSQLEALFDDAVGLINEDGETVYVFGDAGIGKSILLQKIQSLWARKELDIGAKFFFRFRCRMFSCFKEDEAICLKDLLFKYNCYPDQDPTEVFHHILQFPHTVLFTFDGFDEIYSNFDLSSVPEICSPNEPTHPLALLVSLLRGKLLKGSKKILTARTGTEIQRNIVRKKVLLRGFSSNNLKEYTAMFFKDEGQRTLVLNQLEANPNLCSLCSVPLFCWIIFKCYEHFHSMSDSHELPDCSVTLTDVFLLMIEVHLNRSLKTSLLKNNTRSQAEMFKSRKETLLALGKMAYKGMGNSFFIFEQEEVSSANISEEDLQLGFLRTVKGYSGCDDQSTYEFLHLTLQSFFTALFLVIEEKVGAKELLQFFNECSSTETAQTTCLRIPWLKKQLAREDPFRNNEHFHFTNLFLCGLLSRSKQKLFRHLVLPAVIKKKRKTLITYLGESMKSHLKGLTRSRLKTYNQIQVQPNFVWMLRCLYETQSEKVGKLAAKRMHANYIKLTYCNACSADCSAISFVVHHFQKRLALDLDNNNINDYGINQLLPCFSKLAVIRLSVNQVTDHGVRILYEELSKYQIVTFLGLYNNQITDVGAKYVAKLIEECSSLEYVKIGANKITSEGGKCLAQAIQKSKTMFEIGMWGNQVGDEGAKAFAEALRNHPRLTNVSLAFNGITTEGGKSIAEAMQHNDSVKIFWLTKNELDDEAAMSFAEMLKVNKKLVHLWLIQNQITAKGVKYLSEALKENTAIKEVCLNGNLISQEEAKAFENEERIICF